A single window of Pontibacillus chungwhensis DNA harbors:
- a CDS encoding peroxiredoxin: MEQENQEQTYTMPRIGDDAPSFQAATSQGNLSLEDYKGKWLVLFSHPSDFTPVCTTEFVAFQEIYPELKDRNTELLGLSVDSVPSHIAWIRSIEENFNTTIEFPVIADLDKQVAMKYGMIMPGESQVETSRAVFVIDDKQKIRSIIYYPLTTGRNMQEILRLVKALQTTDEHGVSTPANWTEGDKAVVSPPKTQEDAAKRAQEEGIEYIDWYISKKDI; this comes from the coding sequence ATGGAACAAGAAAATCAAGAACAAACGTACACAATGCCTAGAATTGGCGATGATGCACCCTCTTTCCAGGCAGCTACAAGTCAGGGGAACTTGAGTCTTGAAGATTATAAAGGAAAATGGCTTGTGCTATTTTCGCACCCATCTGATTTTACCCCAGTATGTACAACAGAATTTGTCGCTTTTCAGGAGATCTATCCTGAACTTAAAGACCGAAACACTGAGCTGCTTGGTTTAAGTGTAGATAGTGTTCCATCTCATATTGCATGGATTAGAAGCATTGAAGAAAACTTTAACACGACAATCGAATTCCCTGTCATCGCAGATTTGGACAAGCAAGTAGCTATGAAGTACGGTATGATTATGCCTGGTGAAAGCCAAGTCGAAACGAGTCGCGCTGTGTTTGTCATTGATGACAAACAGAAGATTCGTTCGATTATCTATTATCCTTTAACGACAGGGCGTAATATGCAAGAGATTCTTCGCCTTGTTAAAGCTCTTCAAACAACAGATGAGCACGGCGTTTCCACACCGGCTAACTGGACAGAAGGAGACAAAGCAGTCGTATCTCCTCCAAAAACACAAGAAGATGCAGCCAAGCGAGCACAAGAAGAAGGCATCGAATACATTGACTGGTATATTTCTAAAAAAGATATTTAA
- a CDS encoding LysR family transcriptional regulator: MKLEDYELLIHLSTIGTVRGTAKHLYVSQPAITQRLRYIETHFQHPIFVRTSKKLLLTPVGEQVVKHAKEVVERENGLHAHLQSLGDQVSGTLSIGASSVVSQQFLPSLLETYTSLYPDVKIDLVTGLSEDLRNPDQNFHVRLIRGKPMKDGESLHLLSDPLYLYDTKPFSSEKERPLIAFKSDSTFHHLVDEWFLTQSAFKPNKSIQVDQIETCKQFMMKGLGMAVLPKSVASEELHQYPHLPLTLNDQPLTRETWLCFQKNARDLPQVDRFIQLVQEATFM, from the coding sequence ATGAAGCTAGAAGATTATGAACTTCTCATTCACCTTTCGACCATCGGAACGGTTAGGGGGACAGCTAAGCATTTATATGTTTCTCAGCCAGCTATCACCCAGCGTCTCCGATACATCGAAACACACTTTCAACACCCCATTTTTGTCAGAACGTCTAAAAAGCTCCTCTTAACCCCTGTCGGAGAACAAGTGGTAAAGCATGCAAAGGAAGTCGTAGAACGTGAGAATGGATTACACGCTCATCTTCAATCGTTAGGGGACCAGGTTTCAGGGACGTTATCTATCGGAGCCTCCTCTGTAGTCAGTCAACAATTTCTGCCTAGCCTCTTAGAAACCTACACATCCCTTTATCCAGATGTCAAAATAGATCTTGTCACAGGGTTAAGTGAGGACCTCAGGAATCCTGATCAAAACTTCCATGTTCGCCTGATTCGAGGAAAACCGATGAAAGACGGGGAAAGCCTTCATCTATTGAGTGATCCCCTTTATTTGTATGACACGAAGCCTTTTTCTTCGGAAAAAGAACGTCCTCTTATTGCATTTAAGAGCGATTCTACCTTCCATCACTTAGTGGATGAGTGGTTTCTGACACAATCTGCCTTTAAGCCAAACAAGAGCATTCAAGTCGACCAAATTGAAACTTGTAAGCAGTTTATGATGAAAGGTCTTGGAATGGCGGTTCTTCCGAAAAGTGTCGCTTCAGAAGAACTTCATCAATACCCACACCTCCCATTAACACTGAATGACCAACCCCTAACTAGAGAAACGTGGCTTTGTTTTCAGAAGAACGCCCGCGACCTCCCTCAGGTAGACCGTTTTATTCAGCTTGTTCAAGAGGCTACTTTTATGTAG
- a CDS encoding class I SAM-dependent methyltransferase yields MMMNVKRDVQEQFGRNAERYVTSTTHAKGEDLSLMVEWLEPKRSWKVLDIATGGGHVANQLAPHVKGVIVSDLTKSMLQAAASFLSLHENIEAVLADAEDLPFLDHSFDVVTCRIAAHHFPNPDRFVQEVGRVLKPGGAFVLIDNVSPEDKKKEDFYNHFEKKRDHSHQRALPISEWEMLLERSNLTIKKQSLRKKTLPFHEWVCRMVEDEQEREEIHQLMVGADQELRDYYQMKVEKDRLQSFSIDEWMVFGTKA; encoded by the coding sequence ATGATGATGAACGTAAAACGAGATGTGCAAGAACAGTTTGGAAGAAATGCAGAGCGTTATGTGACAAGTACGACCCACGCAAAAGGAGAAGATCTTTCTTTGATGGTGGAATGGCTCGAGCCGAAGCGGTCATGGAAAGTGCTTGATATTGCAACTGGTGGTGGGCATGTTGCGAATCAGTTAGCTCCTCACGTAAAAGGGGTAATCGTGAGCGATTTGACGAAATCCATGCTTCAAGCAGCAGCTTCCTTTTTATCCCTCCATGAAAACATTGAAGCCGTGTTAGCCGATGCTGAGGATCTACCTTTTTTAGATCATTCATTTGATGTAGTGACGTGCCGTATTGCAGCACACCATTTTCCGAATCCTGATCGCTTCGTTCAAGAGGTGGGGAGAGTGTTGAAACCCGGGGGAGCTTTTGTACTTATTGATAATGTGTCTCCTGAAGATAAGAAGAAGGAAGATTTTTATAATCATTTTGAGAAAAAAAGAGATCATAGCCACCAACGGGCACTTCCGATTTCTGAATGGGAAATGCTGTTGGAACGCTCAAACCTTACAATAAAGAAACAGTCTTTACGAAAGAAAACCCTTCCGTTTCATGAATGGGTCTGCCGTATGGTAGAAGATGAACAAGAGAGGGAAGAGATTCATCAACTGATGGTCGGAGCAGATCAGGAACTCAGAGATTACTATCAAATGAAAGTAGAAAAGGATAGACTGCAGTCCTTCTCTATTGATGAATGGATGGTGTTTGGGACTAAAGCGTAA
- a CDS encoding trimeric intracellular cation channel family protein — translation MAWEIVNIIAVAAFAFSGAIVALSERYDIFGVFILGLAPPFVGGIARNIFLQIDVVHVWEQGMFLYVALGTIAVVYFFPKSWVMFWDRWNVYLDAIGLSAFAVQGAMFALEAELPFGAVVFSAIITGVGGGVARDVLAQRRPMVLHKEIYAVWAMMAGVLLALGLVDYQSTVQLYALFGATVLFRLLSYHLNWHLMFRDLYRI, via the coding sequence ATGGCATGGGAGATTGTTAATATCATCGCTGTTGCCGCCTTTGCCTTTAGTGGGGCAATTGTGGCGTTAAGTGAGCGATATGATATATTTGGGGTATTTATTTTAGGGCTAGCACCGCCGTTTGTGGGGGGGATTGCTCGAAATATATTTTTGCAAATTGATGTTGTACATGTATGGGAACAGGGTATGTTTCTATATGTGGCCCTTGGAACTATAGCAGTAGTTTATTTCTTTCCGAAATCCTGGGTCATGTTCTGGGATCGGTGGAATGTATACTTAGACGCCATTGGTTTATCAGCGTTTGCTGTCCAGGGTGCGATGTTTGCACTAGAAGCAGAACTTCCGTTTGGCGCTGTTGTCTTTTCAGCTATTATTACTGGCGTTGGCGGAGGAGTTGCGCGTGATGTATTAGCGCAAAGAAGGCCTATGGTTTTACATAAGGAAATTTATGCGGTGTGGGCAATGATGGCTGGTGTATTATTAGCACTTGGATTAGTAGATTATCAGAGTACGGTTCAATTATATGCTCTATTTGGAGCTACAGTGTTGTTCCGTCTTCTTTCTTACCATTTAAACTGGCATCTCATGTTTCGGGACCTTTATAGGATATAA
- the ddlA gene encoding D-alanine--D-alanine ligase: MSDKLNVGVIFGGKSSEHEVSLQSAKNIVDAIDKDKYNVTLIGIDKEGQWHLSEPSHYLLNENDPKHIALNKTNEGIALVPGQDHDQLIRTSTVESLDELDVVFPIVHGTLGEDGSMQGMLRLANIPYVGPNVLSSAVCMDKDIAKRLLRDADIKVADWVTFKQPQKPDISFEAVEERLGLPMFVKPANQGSSVGVSKVRNEQEFYDAIEEAFQYDTKLIIEEAVNGREIEVAVLGNDHPKASVPGEILPQGDDFYSYDTKYISETGALLELPAKLDDHTTDRVREAAVEAFQALECEGLARVDFFLKENGSLVVNEVNTLPGFTKISMYPKLWDLTGVSYPELINQLLHLAMDRHHRDSNLKSSI, from the coding sequence ATGAGTGATAAACTAAACGTTGGGGTAATCTTCGGGGGAAAATCCTCAGAACACGAAGTATCCTTACAATCAGCAAAAAATATCGTTGACGCGATCGACAAAGACAAATATAACGTAACGCTTATCGGAATCGATAAAGAAGGACAGTGGCATTTAAGTGAACCAAGTCACTATTTATTGAACGAAAATGATCCAAAGCACATTGCTTTAAATAAAACAAACGAAGGAATTGCGCTTGTTCCAGGGCAAGATCATGACCAACTTATACGTACTTCTACCGTAGAGAGCCTAGACGAGTTAGACGTTGTGTTCCCGATTGTTCACGGAACGTTAGGGGAAGATGGTAGTATGCAAGGCATGCTTCGCCTGGCTAATATTCCTTACGTAGGCCCGAATGTGCTTAGTTCTGCGGTCTGTATGGATAAAGACATCGCCAAACGCTTACTTCGCGATGCCGATATTAAAGTGGCAGACTGGGTCACGTTTAAACAACCTCAAAAGCCTGATATTTCCTTTGAAGCCGTTGAAGAGCGCTTAGGGCTACCGATGTTTGTGAAACCTGCTAATCAAGGCTCATCTGTTGGTGTAAGTAAAGTCCGGAATGAGCAAGAATTCTACGATGCGATTGAAGAAGCATTTCAATATGACACGAAATTAATTATAGAAGAAGCGGTTAACGGACGTGAAATTGAAGTAGCTGTTCTAGGAAATGATCATCCGAAGGCGTCTGTACCAGGAGAAATATTGCCACAGGGGGACGACTTCTATTCGTATGATACCAAGTACATTAGTGAAACAGGTGCCCTGTTAGAGCTGCCTGCTAAACTTGATGATCATACAACAGACCGTGTTCGTGAAGCGGCAGTAGAGGCTTTTCAGGCACTTGAGTGCGAAGGATTAGCGCGAGTGGACTTTTTCTTAAAGGAAAATGGGTCCCTTGTTGTCAATGAAGTAAACACACTCCCTGGCTTTACGAAAATTAGTATGTATCCAAAGCTATGGGATTTAACTGGCGTTTCGTATCCGGAGCTTATTAACCAACTGCTTCACCTTGCGATGGATCGTCACCACCGTGATAGTAATCTGAAAAGTTCAATCTAA
- a CDS encoding zinc ribbon domain-containing protein has protein sequence MSDKGCLKCGSTDAGQKEVAMTGAGLAKMFDVQNNKFLVIYCKNCGYSEFYNKQASTGGNILDLFFG, from the coding sequence ATGAGTGATAAAGGTTGTCTTAAGTGTGGAAGTACAGATGCAGGTCAAAAGGAAGTAGCAATGACAGGAGCGGGGCTTGCGAAGATGTTTGATGTTCAGAATAACAAATTCTTAGTCATTTACTGCAAAAACTGCGGATACTCTGAGTTCTATAATAAACAAGCTTCAACAGGTGGAAACATACTGGACTTAT